The Natranaerovirga hydrolytica genome contains the following window.
AGACTCATAACAATGAATGTTGATGAAATAATAAAAATGGGCGAATTCAATAGAGAGATTATTCTCAATAACTACTCCCTAACGAATATGGTAGATAAAACCATTAACATCTATAAAAAAATGTTTAACCAAGGTTAAACTAAAGTTTAATCAAGAGAACATATAAAAAGTTTTAGGAGCTGGAGATAATGAAGTTAATAGATGAAAAAGGCAAGATTTTAGGCATAGTCAACATTATCGACATAACAGTGATACTGCTAATCATTGCTGCTGGGTTTGTATTGATAAACTCAGATTTTATAAGAGAAACTGCTACAGCTAACAAAGAGGAAGAAAAAGATGTGTATATAACTTATTTTGTTAACAATATTAGAGAGGTTTCTGTTAATGCAATTAATGAAGGAGATACAGTTTACCAACAAGATTCACAAGATGTTTTAGGTGAAATTGTAAAAACAGAAGTAGAGAATAACACCATTATGACAACGGATGAAGAGGGTAATGTTAGGTATGCAGAAGTGCCTGATCGATACAATATGTATATTACAATAAAAAGCAAAGCAGAATT
Protein-coding sequences here:
- a CDS encoding DUF4330 domain-containing protein; the protein is MKLIDEKGKILGIVNIIDITVILLIIAAGFVLINSDFIRETATANKEEEKDVYITYFVNNIREVSVNAINEGDTVYQQDSQDVLGEIVKTEVENNTIMTTDEEGNVRYAEVPDRYNMYITIKSKAEFKGKDIEINNTTYKIGYVHLVDTEKIRFQGVIFGLDY